A genomic region of Plasmodium falciparum 3D7 genome assembly, chromosome: 11 contains the following coding sequences:
- a CDS encoding erythrocyte membrane protein 1, PfEMP1 — protein MGNAIPATPDPIFINESYKSARNVLENVARLIKAKATKDVKRHRNVLKGNLRNAKFYHPFSKERPYYKSACDLDYRFHSNIWSGDNTYRHPCAGRNRNRFSYEGEAECRISRITGNKTEHGACAPYRRRHLCDYIFHQVNDNYIKTSDDLLGNLLVTAKYEGESIVNSYANSGMFNVCTALARSFADIGDIIRGKDLYLGNGDYKEKVSNNLRAIFNKIYENLNDPKLKKHYQKDAPNYYKLRDDWWNANREDVWKALTCNAPYEAQYFIKPSDKEHSFSSEYCGHYKNGDPLTNLDYVPQFLRWFEEWAEEFCRIKKIKLENVKNACRDEKKRKYCSLNGFDCTQTIWKKKVFGRGNDCTNCSFKCFPYEIWLGNQREAFRKQKEKYAKEIEAYVTNRGIPKSSINNGYYKDFYNKLKEKTYNTVDEFINLLNEGRYCKKQKPEEENIDFIKTGEKGTFYRSDYCQVCPDCGVDCSSGTCIEKKDDINCGKKINYEPPHGVKPIDIIVLYSGNEEGEITKRLSEFCTDSSNNKGKNYEQWKCYYKNGDDNKCKMVKNSGNNITEEKIISFDEFFYVWVRKLLIDSIKWENELNNCIDNTSTHCNKECNKNCECFDKWVKKKEDEWKNVKNVFENKNGTSHNYYNKLNGLFKGFFFEVMDKLNKDETKWNKLIESLRTKIDSSKENIGTGNTQDTIKVLLDHLKETATICKDNNTNEACETSRNRKTNPCAKPHGKKLATVKQIAQYYKRKAYIQLNERGSRSALKGDASQGQYDRGGKADDFKTKLCEINEKHSNARSNSLNPCNGKDNNKVRFNVGTPWQSGEKIATATDVYLPPRRQHFCTSNLEYLINGGHQAILNVKNGKINHSFLGDVLLAAKYQAQHTMKDYKSKNDKEGICRAIRYSFADIGDIIKGTDLWDKDGGEIKTQNHLVTIFDKIKAQLPKDIKGKYTGTKHLELRKDWWEANRDQVWKAMQCGNDNPCSGESDHTPLHDYIPQRLRWMTEWAEWYCKEQSRLYDKLKVCEECMRKGESCTKGSGECATCKEACEEYNKEIKKWEQQWDAISYKYLMLYAKARITAINGGPGYYNTEVQEEDKPVVDFLYNLYLQNGGKKGPPPDTHRVKALIARVKRDAARNRVKRADGSSATRVTATTTITPYSTAAGYIHQEAHIGDCQKQTQFCKNKNGSDVSDTEADPTYAFRDKPHDHDTACKCKDRQPELVTEKKKDDEGEEQEDEPPKPKPPSTPNPCVRKDQSGTHIVSVEDVAQGMQRETHDRVTKVPGLTADAKLGQYYQNGKVNTLNNECDISLEHSNRNTSRSQRPCYGKDGYDKMFKIENGWKSGTDINKKHPHDVFLPPRREHFCTSNLEHLNTNVSGLTGPNAIHSLLGDVLLAAKKEAGFIEEKYKKPITPEGFKENVTMCRAIKYSFADLGDIIKGTDLWDGNGGEKNTQSNLETIFGKIKDNLGKSVENYKDDSYPYIKLRSDWWSANRDKVWKAMTCPQNGIKCDKDPPLDDYIPQRLRWMTEWAEWYCKYQAEAYKTLQKGCDECKNKSKKCEKDKPQCKNCTKACDEYWKKIEKWENQWTKIKEKYEQLYQKAEKNDGDTSSGTDDVKEENDVVAFLSQLYEKNKGSNTIYSTAAGYIHQEAHIGDCKEQHVFCDKKNGDKPTNGEEKVDNEKYAFKHPPHEYEVACKCETNKKPEAPPPPPPPQPPPPPPQPARPAEDQIEHDHRARSDGGQRQRPLPLPPVQQPPVQQPPVQQPPAQPPQQPPQQPPQPPPPAPEGGGLGRSLPRADRNGEITDSEEEEEEEKETPKVDEETVEEETTKEEEKAPQDQEAENPDTKVEDKVEGSGPKEGEAPPKVDGVKPACDIVATLFNDTNKFKDACTLKYGPKAPTSWKCVPTTSGGSGVTTTAGSSVTTTPPSNSGAICVPPRRRRLYVKDLEKIGDGEVTQVQLRDAFIKCAAIETFFSWHKFKKDKEKKKKPQQQHALHPLFVQDDDEEEEEEEQENPQEQLKRGKIPDDFLHQMFYTFGDYKDILFGKDMGNDVGDVENNINKILPNNSAKSANGHSRQEWWKKYAEDIWKGMVCALSHSVSASDKDSMQKNLTDKYKYKEVKFTSKSSKHNIPLSEFEKKPQFIRWFEEWTEDFCRKRTYKLKKAKQECRGKEEGDKYCDGDGYDCTDKDKLRNKSFIYLQCSGCQKECIKYKKWIVNKRNEFNKQKKKFENEIKTVNGTNEDKYDEEVYKNPKLMYPLFNDFVSKLNESPYCINSNVEDKIDFNKNGETFGSSQYCKACPVYGVNCKNSKHKCLPISIEKYNSTKSSRGENNDDKTPSIIEVLMLDRKGDNKNNVFINDCKNAGFFEDASFQKWNCQKKNGVDQCKLTEFDDNMDDDKEMEFNVFFQRWLRYFVYDYNILKDKIKACVITKDEKSNKCINGCKGKLECVEKWLNKKSTEWGDIKEHYKKNPKFVNESIPYLVKSYFDQIYFDKDSTKAKEVVEEETERIKLWGCTGPNNCNEQEQSKNEDFITNLIEKLKNKIDICKAQPDGPDENCLPFPSDPEPEPEEDPDTSITSSPPDFCKNLNTPDGEKSPIDTEESAVPVDHDVTKEEEEEKEEEKDKGDEEEEEEEEEEDEEEEEEAEEEELDDEIHDDDSDSKTEDEDQDELDPAGPLSPSEPRPKRLSREFPSTQLKNAMLFSTILWMVGIGFAAFTYFFLKKKPKSPVDLLRVLDIHKGDYGTPTSKSSNRYIPYVSDRYKGKTYIYMEGDTSGDDDKYMFLSDTTDVTSSESEYEELDINDIYVPGSPKYKTLIEVVLEPSKRDIPSDDIPSSDTPMNKFTDEEWNELKQDFVSQYIQSEPLDVPQYDVSTELPMNIVGNVLDDGMDEKPFITSIHDRNLYSGDEISYNINMSTNTNNDIPKYVSNNVYSGIDLINDTLSGNQHIDIYDELLKRKENELFGTNYKKNTSNNNVAKLTNSDSIMNQLDLLHKWLDRHRDMCEKWNTKEELLDKLNEEWNKEKDGGNVPSDSNKRLNTDVSIQIDMDDGKPKKEFSNMDTILDDMEHDIYYDVNDENPSVNDIPMDHNKVDVPKKVHVEMKILNNTSNGSLEPEFPISDVWNI, from the exons atgggGAATGCAATACCAGCGACTCCGGAtccaatttttataaatgaaaGTTACAAGAGTGCCAGAAATGTTTTGGAAAATGTTGCAAGACTTATAAAAGCGAAAGCAACAAAAGATGTAAAAAGACATAGAAACGTTTTGAAAGGAAATTTGAGAAATGCCAAATTTTATCACCCTTTTTCTAAAGAAAGACCTTACTATAAAAGTGCCTGTGATCTTGATTATAGGTTTCATTCGAACATATGGAGTGGAGACAATACATATAGACATCCCTGTGCAGGTAGGAACAGAAATCGTTTTTCATATGAAGGTGAAGCAGAATGTCGTATTAGTAGAATAACTGGTAATAAAACGGAACATGGTGCATGTGCTCCTTATCGCAGGAGGCATTTATgtgattatatttttcatcaggtaaatgataattatataaaaacgtCTGATGATTTATTGGGAAATTTGTTAGTTACAGCAAAATATGAAGGTGAATCTATTGTGAATAGTTATGCAAATAGCGGAATGTTCAATGTATGTACTGCCCTTGCACGAAGTTTTGCAGATATAGGAGATATTATCAGAGGAAAAGATCTTTATCTTGGAAATGGtgattataaagaaaaagtatcaaataatttaagagcaatttttaacaaaatatatgagAATTTAAATGATCCTAAATTAAAGAAGCACTACCAAAAAGACGCtccaaattattataaattaaggGACGATTGGTGGAATGCGAATAGAGAAGATGTATGGAAAGCCTTAACATGCAATGCACCATATGAAGCTCAATATTTCATAAAACCAAGCGATAAAGAACACTCATTTTCAAGTGAATATTGTGGTCATTATAAAAACGGTGATCCACTTACCAATTTAGATTACGTCCCTCAATTTTTAAGATGGTTTGAGGAATGGGCAGAAGAGTTTtgtagaataaaaaaaattaaattagaAAATGTTAAAAACGCGTGTCGTGATgagaaaaagagaaaatattGTAGTCTTAATGGATTTGATTGTACGCAAACaatttggaaaaaaaaagttttcgGTAGAGGTAATGATTGTACTAACTGTTCGTTTAAATGCTTTCCTTATGAAATTTGGTTAGGCAATCAACGAGAAGCATTTCgtaaacaaaaagaaaaatatgcaAAGGAAATAGAAGCATATGTAACTAACAGAGGTATACCTAAAAGTAGTATTAATAACGGATATTATAaagatttttataataaacttAAGGAAAAGACATATAACACAGTGGAcgaatttataaatttattaaatgaaggAAGGTATtgcaaaaaacaaaaaccaGAAGAGGAGAATATTGATTTTATTAAGACTGGTGAAAAAGGGACATTTTATCGCTCAGATTATTGCCAAGTATGTCCCGATTGTGGTGTCGATTGTTCTAGTGGAACATGTATAGAAAAGAAGGATGATATCAATTGTggaaaaaagataaattatgAACCTCCACATGGTGTGAAGCCTATTGACATTATTGTCCTTTATAGTGGTAATGAAGAAGGTGAAATAACAAAAAGATTAAGTGAATTTTGTACGGATTCATCTAATAACAAGGGTAAAAACTATGAACAATGGAAATgctattataaaaatggtgacgataataaatgtaaaatgGTTAAAAATAGTGGAAACAATATAACcgaggaaaaaataatatcatttGATGAATTCTTTTATGTGTGGGTtagaaaattattaatagacAGTATAAAGTGGGAAAACGAACTTAATAATTGTATAGATAATACAAGCACGCATTGTAATAAAGAATGTAACAAAAATTGTGAATGTTTTGACAAATgggtgaaaaaaaaagaagatgagTGGAAAAATGTGAAGAATGTATTCGAAAATAAAAACGGAACATcgcataattattataataaacttAATGGTCTTTTTaaaggttttttttttgaagttATGGATAAGCTTAACAAAGATGAAACCAAATGGAATAAACTTATCGAAAGTTTAAGAACCAAAATTGATTCTTCCAAGGAGAATATAGGTACAGGAAATACACAAGATACAATAAAAGTGTTGTTAGATCACTTAAAAGAAACTGCAACAATATGCAAAGACAATAATACAAACGAAGCATGTGAAACTTCAAGGAATCGCAAAACAAACCCGTGTGCTAAACCTCATGGTAAGAAACTTGCGACTGTGAAACAAATCGCACAATATTATAAACGCAAGGCATATATACAATTGAATGAGCGCGGTAGTAGAAGTGCTTTGAAAGGGGATGCGTCACAAGGTCAATATGATCGTGGAGGTAAAGCAGATGACTTCAAGACAAAATTATgtgaaataaatgaaaagcATTCGAATGCTCGCAGTAATTCACTAAATCCATGTAATggaaaagataataataaagtaaGGTTTAATGTAGGAACACCATGGCAGAGTGGGGAAAAAATAGCTACAGCAACTGATGTTTATTTACCACCACGACGTCAACATTTTTGTACATCAAACTtggaatatttaattaatggTGGTCATCAAGCAATTCTGAATGTTAAAAATGGAAAGATTAATCATTCCTTTTTGGGAGATGTACTTCTGGCAGCAAAGTACCAAGCACAACATACAATGAAGGACTATAAATCTAAAAATGACAAGGAAGGTATATGTCGAGCCATACGTTACAGTTTTGCCGATATAGGTGATATAATTAAAGGAACAGATTTATGGGATAAAGATGGTGGAGAGATTAAAACACAAAATCATTTGGTGACAATATTTGATAAAATTAAAGCGCAACTTCCTAAAGACATCAAAGGAAAATATACCGGAACCAAACATTTAGAATTACGTAAAGACTGGTGGGAAGCAAATCGTGATCAAGTGTGGAAGGCGATGCAGTGTGGCAACGACAACCCATGTAGTGGTGAAAGTGATCATACACCGCTACATGACTACATCCCTCAAAGGTTACGCTGGATGACAGAATGGGCCGAATGGTATTGCAAGGAGCAGTCAAGGTTGTATGACAAGTTGAAGGTGTGTGAGGAGTGTATGAGAAAAGGGGAATCATGTACGAAAGGGAGTGGTGAGTGTGCAACGTGCAAGGAAGCATgtgaagaatataataaagaaataaaaaaatgggaACAACAATGGGATGCAATATCATACAAATACCTAATGTTATACGCAAAAGCACGAATTACTGCTATTAATGGTGGTCCTGGGTATTATAATACGGAAGTACAGGAGGAAGACAAACCTGTCGTTGACTTTTTGTACAATTTATATCTACAAAATGGTGGCAAAAAAGGTCCCCCTCCTGACACTCATCGTGTTAAAGCTCTTATCGCACGTGTTAAACGTGATGCCGCACGTAATCGTGTTAAACGTGCTGATGGTAGTAGTGCCACTAGGGTAACCGCCACCACCACGATCACCCCCTACAGCACCGCTGCCGGCTATATTCATCAAGAAGCACATATTGGTGATTGTCAGAAACAAACACAATTttgtaaaaacaaaaatggtAGTGACGTTAGTGATACAGAGGCCGATCCCACTTATGCCTTTAGGGATAAACCACATGATCATGATACAGCATGTAAATGCAAGGACAGACAGCCGGAATTAGTaacggaaaaaaaaaaagatgatgaAGGCGAAGAACAAGAAGACGAACCACCAAAACCAAAACCTCCTTCTACTCCAAATCCGTGTGTTCGTAAAGACCAGAGTGGTACTCATATCGTGAGTGTGGAGGACGTGGCGCAAGGGATGCAACGGGAAACACACGATCGTGTAACGAAGGTACCTGGTTTGACAGCAGATGCAAAACTAGGTCAATATTACCAAAACGGTAAAGTAAATACGTTGAATAATGAATGTGATATAAGTCTCGAACATTCCAATCGTAATACTAGTCGTTCACAACGGCCATGTTATGGAAAAGATGGCTATGATAAGATGTTTAAGATAGAAAACGGATGGAAAAGTGGGACagacataaataaaaaacaccCACATGATGTTTTCTTGCCTCCAAGACGTGAACATTTTTGTACTTCCAACTTGGAACATTTGAATACTAATGTCAGCGGACTTACAGGACCTAATGCTATCCACTCTCTATTGGGGGATGTGTTACTTGCTGCGAAAAAAGAAGCAGGATTCATAGAAGAGAAATATAAGAAACCAATAACTCCAGAGGGATTTAAGGAAAATGTAACTATGTGTCGAGCAATAAAATATAGTTTTGCTGATCTAGGTGATATAATTAAAGGAACAGATTTATGGGATGGAAATGGTGgggaaaaaaatacacaaagTAATTTGGAAACAATATTTGGTAAAATTAAAGACAACCTGGGCAAGAGTGTCGAGAATTATAAAGATGACAGCTAcccatatataaaattgagATCCGACTGGTGGTCTGCTAACCGTGACAAAGTTTGGAAAGCTATGACATGTCCACAAAATGGTATCAAGTGTGATAAAGATCCACCACTTGATGATTACATCCCTCAAAGATTAAGGTGGATGACAGAATGGGCAGAATGGTATTGTAAATATCAGGCAGAGGCGTATAAGACACTACAGAAGGGGTGTGATGAGTGTAagaataaaagtaaaaaatgtGAAAAAGATAAACCTCAGTGTAAGAATTGCACGAAAGCATGTGATGAATATTggaaaaaaattgaaaaatggGAAAATCAATggacaaaaataaaagaaaaatacgaACAATTATATCAAAAAgcagaaaaaaatgatggtGATACTTCTAGTGGTACTGATGATGTCAAAGAAGAGAATGATGTCGTTGCATTTTTGTCACAATTAtacgaaaaaaataaaggatcTAATACCATATATTCTACTGCTGCAGGATATATTCATCAAGAAGCACATATTGGTGATTGTAAGGAACAACACGTTTTttgtgataaaaaaaatggcgATAAACCAACTAATGGTGAAGAAAAAGTGGACAACGAGAAATATGCTTTTAAACATCCTCCACATGAGTACGAAGTTGCGTGTAAGTGTGAAACAAACAAGAAACCGGAAGCACCTCCACCTCCACCTCCACCTCAACCACCTCCACCTCCTCCTCAACCAGCGAGACCTGCTGAAGACCAAATTGAGCATGATCATAGAGCAAGATCAGATGGTGGCCAACGCCAACGCCCACTACCACTACCACCTGTACAACAACCACCTGTACAACAACCACCTGTACAACAACCACCTGCACAACCACCACAACAACCACCACAACAACCACCACAACCACCACCACCAGCACCCGAAGGTGGTGGTCTCGGTCGCTCTTTACCACGAGCTGACAGAAATGGCGAAATTACCGACTCCGAAGAGGAGGAGGAGGAGGAAAAGGAAACGCCAAAGGTGGACGAGGAAACCGTCGAGGAGGAAACGACAAAGGAGGAGGAAAAGGCACCACAAGACCAGGAGGCGGAAAACCCGGACACCAAGGTGGAGGACAAGGTGGAGGGGTCGGGACCAAAAGAGGGGGAGGCACCACCAAAAGTAGACGGGGTGAAGCCGGCTTGTGACATAGTGGCAACACTATTTAATGACACAAACAAATTTAAAGACGCTTGTACCCTCAAATATGGCCCAAAGGCACCCACAAGTTGGAAATGTGTTCCTACCACAAGTGGTGGTAGTGGTGTTACAACCACTGCCGGTAGTAGTGTTACAACCACCCCACCTAGTAATAGTGGTGCCATATGTGTGCCACCCAGGAGACGACGATTATATGTAAAGGATTTAGAAAAAATTGGTGATGGTGAAGTAACACAAGTACAATTACGAGATGCTTTTATTAAATGTGCTGCTATTgaaacttttttttcttggcataaatttaaaaaagataaagaaaaaaaaaagaagccACAACAACAACATGCATTACATCCATTATTCGTCCAAGACGACGACgaggaagaagaagaagaagaacaGGAAAATCCCCAAGAGCAGTTAAAACGTGGTAAAATCCCTGATGATTTTTTGCATCAAATGTTCTATACATTTGGAGACTATAAGGATATACTTTTTGGGAAGGATATGGGTAATGATGTGGGTGatgtagaaaataatataaataagattCTCCCAAATAATAGTGCAAAAAGTGCTAATGGCCATTCACGTCAAGAATGGTGGAAAAAATATGCTGAAGATATCTGGAAAGGGATGGTTTGTGCGTTATCACATTCTGTGAGTGCAAGTGACAAAGACAGTATGCAAAAAAACCTTACCGATAAATATAAGTACAAAGAAGTTAAATTCACTTCTAAAAGTAGCAAACATAATATCCCTTTGTCCGAGTTCGAAAAGAAACCTCAATTTATACGATGGTTTGAAGAATGGACTGAAGACTTTTGTCGTAAACGAACATATAAACTGAAAAAGGCTAAACAGGAATGTCGTGGAAAAGAGGAAGGTGACAAATATTGTGATGGTGATGGTTATGATTGTACtgataaagataaattacgtaataaatcttttatatatttacaatgtTCAGGTTGTCAGAAAGAAtgcataaaatataaaaaatggatagtaaacaaaagaaatgaatttaataagcaaaaaaagaaattcgAAAACGAAATTAAAACTGTTAATGGTACAAATGAGgataaatatgatgaagaagTTTATAAAAATCCCAAACTAATGTACCCTTTATTCAATGATTTTGTATCAAAGTTAAATGAAAGTCCGTATTGTATTAACAGTAATGTAGAAGATAAAAtagattttaataaaaatggggAAACTTTTGGCTCATCACAATATTGCAAAGCATGTCCTGTTTATGGTGTTAATTGTAAGAACAGTAAACACAAATGTCTACCTATTagtatagaaaaatataatagcaCAAAAAGTAGTAGAGGGGAAAATAATGACGATAAGACCCCTAGTATTATTGAAGTATTGATGTTAGATCGAAAAGGagataataagaataatgtttttattaatgATTGTAAGAATGCGGGTTTTTTTGAAGATGCGAGCTTTCAAAAATGGAACTGCCAAAAAAAGAATGGAGTAGATCAGTGTAAACTTACAGAATTTGACGACAATATGGATGATGATAAAGAAATGGaatttaatgttttttttcagCGTTGGTTAAGATATTTTGTATacgattataatatattgaagGACAAAATTAAAGCATGTGTAATAACTAAAGAtgaaaaatcaaataaatgtattaatgGATGTAAAGGTAAATTGGAATGTGTAGAAAAAtggttaaataaaaaatctaCAGAATGGGGAGATATAAAAGagcattataaaaaaaatccaAAATTTGTTAATGAGAGTATTCCTTATTTGGTTAAAAGTTATTTTGATCAGATATACTTTGACAAGGATTCCACTAAAGCCAAAGAAGTCGTTGAAGAGGAAACAGAAAGAATTAAATTATGGGGATGTACTGGTCCAAATAATTGCAATGAGCAAGAGCAAAGTAAGAATGAAGATTTTATAACAAATTTAATTGAAAAgcttaaaaacaaaattgatATATGTAAAGCCCAACCTGATGGACCTGATGAAAATTGTCTTCCATTCCCCTCCGACCCCGAGCCTGAACCTGAGGAGGATCCAGACACATCTATCACATCTTCACCTCCGGATTTTTGTAAAAATCTTAATACACCAGATGGAGAGAAATCACCGATAGATACAGAGGAATCGGCCGTACCAGTAGATCATGATGTAAccaaagaagaagaagaagaaaaagaggaggaaaaagataaaggagatgaggaagaagaagaagaagaagaagaagaagatgaggaagaagaagaagaagcaGAAGAAGAGGAATTAGATGATGAGATTCATGATGACGACTCCGATTCAAAAACAGAGGATGAAGATCAAGATGAACTTGATCCAGCAGGACCATTATCACCTTCAGAGCCACGACCAAAACGATTGTCACGAGAATTTCCATCCACCCAATTAAAAAATGCCATGTTATTTTCTACCATCCTCTGGATGGTAGGTATCGGTTTTGCGGCGTtcacttatttttttctaaag aaAAAACCGAAATCACCTGTTGACCTCTTACGTGTACTTGACATCCATAAAGGTGATTATGGAACACCTACCTCGAAATCATCCAATAGATATATCCCCTATGTTAGTGATCGATATAAAGgcaaaacatatatttatatggaaGGAGATACTAGTGGAGATGAcgataaatatatgtttctttCTGATACTACTGATGTAACTTCATCAGAAAGTGAGTATGAAGAATtggatattaatgatatatatgtaccaGGTAGtcctaaatataaaacattgatCGAAGTGGTACTAGAACCATCAAAAAGAGATATACCAAGTGATGATATACCTAGTAGTGATACACCTATGAATAAATTTACTGATGAGGAATGGAATGAACTGAAACAGGATTTTGTATCACAATATATACAAAGTGAACCACTGGATGTACCACAATATGATGTATCAACAGAGTTACCAATGAATATAGTAGGTAATGTTTTAGATGATGGTATGGATGAAAAACCTTTTATTACTTCTATTCATGATAGAAATTTATATAGTGGGGATGAAAttagttataatattaatatgagtACTAACACTAATAATGATATTCCAAAATATGTAtcaaataatgtatattctGGTATAGATTTAATTAATGACACATTAAGTGGTAATCaacatattgatatatatgatgaattaTTGAAacgaaaagaaaatgaattatttggaacaaattataagaaaaatacatCAAATAACAATGTAGCTAAATTAACAAATAGTGATTCAATTATGAACCAATTAgatttattacataaatgGTTAGATAGACATAGAGATATGTGTGAGAAGTGGAATACCAAGGAGGAATTATTAGATAAATTGAATGAAGAATGGAATAAGGAAAAAGATGGAGGTAATGTACCAAGTGATAGTAACAAAAGGTTGAATACCGATGTTTCTATACAAATAGATATGGATGATGGAAAACCAAAGAAGGAATTTAGTAATATGGATACTATCTTGGATGATATGGaacatgatatatattatgatgtaAATGATGAAAACCCATCTGTGAATGATATACCTATGGATCATAATAAAGTAGATGTACCAAAGAAAGTACATGTTGAAATGAAAATCCTTAATAATACATCCAATGGATCCTTGGAACCAGAATTTCCTATATCGGATGtatggaatatataa